The following proteins are encoded in a genomic region of Oncorhynchus kisutch isolate 150728-3 linkage group LG6, Okis_V2, whole genome shotgun sequence:
- the LOC109892240 gene encoding orexin-like, which produces MCFNTKHLPTAPGMDTACSTTKKLKVLILLLLVSHLACDAQGVANCCKQKSHSCRLYVLLCRSGNGMGTRGPLTDDAATGILTLSKRKETDERRFQNRLNQLLHGSRNQAAGILTMGKRTEDTAEPLMCLFPILETAPTTAAQLVLQLPFK; this is translated from the exons ATGTGTTTCAACACAAAGCATCTTCCTACAGCCCCAGGGATGGACACAGCATGCTCAACCACCAAG AAACTCAAGGTTCTCATCTTGTTGCTACTCGTCTCTCATCTGGCCTGTGACGCTCAGGGGGTTGCCAACTGTTGCAAACAGAAATCCCACTCCTGCCGTCTTTACGTCCTGCTCTGTCGCTCAGGTAATGGGATGGGGACAAGGGGACCCCTCACTGATGACGCAGCCACTGGAATCCTCACACTCAGTAAACGGAAAGAAACTGATGAACGTCGCTTCCAGAACCGGTTGAATCAGCTACTCCACGGGTCACGGAACCAAGCGGCGGGAATCTTGACGATGGGAAAGAGGACCGAAGACACAGCAGAACCGCTCATGTGCTTGTTTCCCATTTTAGAGACGGCCCCCACTACCGCGGCCCAGTTGGTTTTACAACTACCATTCAAGTGA